The proteins below come from a single Eubacterium limosum genomic window:
- a CDS encoding nitrous oxide-stimulated promoter family protein: MACVKSEQHIIEKMIRLYCLKKHRQKNLCPDCQALLDYALGRLERCPFQDSKSFCSHCPVHCYKPEMRKRVQEVMRFSGPRMLFHHPVLVVKHMIESNR, translated from the coding sequence ATGGCATGTGTAAAATCTGAACAGCATATTATTGAAAAAATGATCCGCCTCTACTGCTTAAAAAAGCACCGCCAAAAAAACCTGTGTCCCGATTGCCAGGCACTTCTGGATTATGCTCTGGGCCGCCTGGAGCGATGTCCTTTTCAGGATTCAAAATCATTCTGCAGCCATTGTCCGGTCCACTGCTACAAACCGGAAATGCGAAAACGCGTGCAGGAGGTAATGCGTTTTTCAGGCCCCCGGATGCTTTTTCATCATCCTGTTTTGGTGGTTAAGCATATGATTGAAAGCAATCGCTGA
- a CDS encoding spore photoproduct lyase family protein, with amino-acid sequence MHYLKTSGAKPFSHIYIEKGAAHHPNTQAILQKINYDSLIYIDDYSQIFNRHHQDFIAQKRSPNLILARKKQDFYYDGSPYCENFGHARFYYTGIIMNCLYDCSYCYLKSIYPSGHIVIFVNNEDFITSVEQDLLSSCEPLYLAISYDSDLMALDPLTHFLGPWLALAKRHANLTIEVKTKAGRFPISDPPQNVIFAWSLLPDPVIHLYERHTPSLATRMAAVSQALRAHATVRFSIEPVMPINNSARIYRDFIDSLGKQFDLNQLLDINIGGFRISGKQFKTFYKKDPTCPVFAWSLTESTCDVSYADSNALIRQIERDLKSFVKPEKIIVYQTAP; translated from the coding sequence ATGCATTACTTAAAAACCTCTGGTGCTAAGCCCTTTTCACACATTTACATTGAGAAGGGGGCAGCCCATCATCCAAACACACAGGCTATTTTACAAAAAATCAATTACGACAGTCTTATTTATATTGATGACTACTCACAAATTTTCAACCGGCACCATCAGGATTTCATTGCACAGAAGCGTTCCCCAAATCTTATTTTAGCCCGAAAAAAGCAGGATTTTTATTATGATGGTTCTCCCTACTGTGAAAACTTTGGACATGCACGCTTTTACTATACTGGTATTATCATGAACTGCCTTTATGATTGCAGCTATTGTTACTTAAAAAGCATCTACCCCTCCGGGCACATAGTTATTTTTGTCAATAATGAGGATTTCATCACCTCTGTAGAACAGGATTTATTATCCAGCTGTGAGCCCCTTTATCTGGCCATTTCCTATGACAGTGATTTGATGGCGCTTGATCCGCTTACCCACTTTCTGGGCCCATGGCTCGCATTAGCTAAAAGACATGCTAACCTGACGATCGAGGTGAAAACAAAAGCCGGGCGTTTTCCCATCTCAGACCCGCCTCAAAATGTCATTTTTGCCTGGTCGCTGCTCCCCGATCCGGTAATCCATCTTTACGAACGTCATACCCCTTCCCTTGCAACGCGGATGGCGGCAGTATCTCAGGCGCTTAGAGCCCATGCGACAGTTCGATTCTCCATTGAGCCCGTAATGCCTATCAACAACAGTGCGAGGATATACCGCGACTTTATCGACAGCCTGGGAAAACAGTTTGATTTAAACCAGCTGCTGGATATTAACATCGGCGGTTTTCGAATCAGCGGTAAGCAGTTTAAGACCTTTTATAAAAAAGATCCGACCTGTCCGGTTTTTGCCTGGTCTTTAACCGAAAGCACCTGCGACGTCAGCTATGCAGATAGCAATGCTCTGATCAGGCAAATAGAGCGGGATTTGAAAAGCTTTGTAAAACCTGAAAAAATCATTGTATACCAAACCGCCCCTTGA
- a CDS encoding DUF6110 family protein yields MKNVLENDKLTFFIGGIAAATLGVKALKSKCAHKFFVSALASGMKLQDDAKVMYENIKEDAVDLCYEAKLESKKAESAGE; encoded by the coding sequence ATGAAGAATGTTTTAGAAAATGATAAGTTGACTTTTTTTATTGGCGGTATTGCGGCGGCCACTCTTGGTGTAAAAGCTTTAAAGAGTAAATGCGCCCATAAATTCTTTGTAAGTGCTTTAGCCTCTGGTATGAAATTGCAGGATGATGCTAAAGTGATGTATGAAAATATCAAGGAAGATGCTGTTGATCTCTGTTATGAAGCAAAACTCGAGTCAAAAAAAGCTGAATCTGCTGGAGAATAA
- a CDS encoding YbaN family protein: protein MKTLYLIIGFLFFGLGAIGVILPVLPTTPFLLVASYCFARGSKRFNDWFLSTKIYQKHLDSFVKERAMTLKTKISLLSFASAMLILAFCLVDVIYARILIIAVMIFKYYYFICRIKTIQEVQND from the coding sequence ATGAAAACACTTTATCTTATTATTGGTTTTTTATTCTTCGGGCTTGGAGCCATCGGTGTTATCTTGCCGGTGCTCCCAACCACCCCTTTCCTTCTTGTCGCAAGCTATTGCTTCGCGCGGGGCAGCAAGCGGTTTAATGACTGGTTTTTGAGTACCAAAATTTATCAAAAACATCTGGACAGCTTCGTTAAGGAACGAGCCATGACACTGAAAACTAAGATTTCGCTTCTGTCCTTTGCATCCGCTATGCTGATCCTGGCCTTCTGTCTGGTCGATGTCATTTATGCGCGTATCCTCATCATTGCGGTAATGATTTTTAAATACTACTACTTCATCTGTAGGATTAAAACCATTCAGGAGGTACAGAATGATTGA
- a CDS encoding heavy metal translocating P-type ATPase has translation MKYTIVHDMPGRIRLRCGRNAFSLDEGYSITSVLMAQTIVTDAKASSINGSLLIFYIDDSRSLLLDFIDTLVPAELPVIPPAERDTTSEVDAGFQYALAFRIVRRLLFRGLLPSPVRHVITLFRAVPYVVRGIKSLLNFRINVDVLDASSIGVSLAQGDYGTASSIMFLLSLSDLLEDYTRKKTKLALAGSLSVNVDTVWKQDSYGNFISTPISQLEEDDTIIVRTSGTIPVDGTICEGEAYINEACMTGESQSVLKKAEDSVYAGTVVEDGSIVIKVRAIGNGTRMNKIIELIDQSENLKADVQSHAENLADSIVPFSFLASGLAFLLTRNATKAASVLLVDYSCAIKLATPISVISAMREAANHKIVVKGGKFLESYALADTIVFDKTGTLTVASPSVNEVISFPPYNRTEVLKTSACLEEHFPHSVAHAIVHKAEQENLKHREEHAEVEYVVAHGIRSKLHGKKALIGSYHFIVEDEGIPVTPEQKSIIEEKGHGKSAIFLALGDALAGMICIDDPLRPEAAETIQALRESGIKKIIMLTGDSDEAARDVSAQLGITEYQAQILPEDKASVIERLKEDGHQVIMVGDGINDSPALAAANVSVSMKDSSDIAREVADITLLSTDLRALVTLRHLSLSLMERIQKNFHVIIGFNSLLLAGGLIGFIPPATSAFLHNFSTMFISAASMRPCLKPPV, from the coding sequence ATGAAATACACCATCGTTCACGATATGCCTGGACGCATTCGTCTGCGTTGCGGGCGTAATGCTTTTTCTCTTGATGAAGGCTACAGTATAACTTCTGTTTTGATGGCACAAACCATAGTTACCGACGCAAAGGCTTCCAGTATCAACGGAAGCCTTTTAATTTTTTATATCGATGACTCCCGTTCTTTACTTTTAGACTTCATTGATACTTTAGTGCCTGCAGAACTTCCCGTCATACCGCCAGCCGAGAGAGACACCACTTCTGAAGTTGACGCAGGCTTTCAATATGCGCTTGCGTTTAGAATTGTCCGCCGATTACTTTTCCGGGGGCTTCTTCCCTCTCCTGTCCGTCATGTAATCACTTTATTCCGCGCTGTCCCCTATGTTGTGCGCGGAATAAAGAGCTTGCTTAATTTCCGTATTAATGTCGATGTTTTAGATGCATCCTCCATTGGCGTTTCTTTAGCACAGGGAGATTATGGAACCGCAAGCTCCATTATGTTTCTCCTGTCGCTTTCAGATTTACTGGAAGACTACACAAGAAAAAAAACAAAGCTTGCCCTGGCAGGAAGCTTGTCTGTCAATGTTGACACCGTATGGAAACAGGATAGTTATGGCAACTTTATAAGCACACCCATCAGCCAGCTTGAAGAGGATGATACTATTATTGTCCGTACCAGCGGCACAATCCCAGTAGATGGTACTATCTGTGAGGGTGAAGCCTACATTAACGAAGCCTGTATGACGGGCGAATCTCAGTCCGTTTTAAAAAAAGCGGAGGATTCAGTCTATGCAGGAACCGTCGTTGAAGACGGCAGCATTGTTATAAAGGTACGTGCTATTGGAAACGGGACTCGTATGAACAAAATCATCGAGCTTATTGACCAATCTGAAAACCTGAAAGCAGATGTACAGAGCCATGCCGAAAATTTAGCGGACTCCATTGTTCCCTTTAGCTTTCTGGCATCTGGTCTGGCGTTTTTACTCACCAGAAACGCGACAAAAGCGGCCTCTGTCCTGCTGGTTGACTACTCCTGCGCCATCAAACTTGCAACACCGATCTCCGTCATCTCAGCTATGCGTGAAGCTGCAAACCATAAAATCGTGGTAAAGGGTGGGAAATTTCTCGAATCTTATGCTCTGGCAGATACCATTGTTTTTGATAAAACCGGAACGCTCACCGTTGCCTCTCCAAGTGTCAATGAGGTTATTTCGTTTCCACCGTATAATAGGACAGAGGTTCTGAAAACCTCGGCCTGTCTTGAAGAGCATTTCCCTCACAGTGTTGCTCACGCCATTGTTCACAAAGCAGAACAGGAAAATCTAAAGCATCGTGAAGAACATGCCGAAGTAGAATATGTCGTTGCACATGGGATTCGTTCAAAGCTTCACGGCAAAAAGGCGCTTATTGGCAGCTACCATTTCATTGTAGAGGATGAAGGGATTCCCGTAACGCCAGAACAAAAATCCATCATCGAAGAAAAAGGTCATGGCAAATCGGCGATTTTCTTAGCTTTGGGTGACGCATTGGCCGGAATGATCTGTATTGATGACCCTCTCCGTCCAGAAGCTGCTGAAACCATACAAGCACTCCGCGAATCTGGCATAAAGAAAATTATCATGCTCACTGGCGACAGTGATGAAGCCGCGAGAGACGTCTCAGCCCAGCTTGGCATTACGGAATACCAGGCGCAAATTTTACCAGAAGACAAGGCATCAGTCATCGAGCGTCTGAAGGAAGATGGCCACCAGGTTATCATGGTGGGTGACGGCATTAATGATTCACCGGCTTTAGCCGCTGCAAATGTCTCTGTTTCCATGAAAGATTCCTCTGATATTGCCCGTGAGGTTGCTGATATTACGTTGCTCAGCACAGACCTCAGAGCGCTTGTTACTTTGCGGCACCTCAGCCTGTCTTTAATGGAACGCATCCAAAAAAATTTCCATGTCATCATTGGATTTAACAGCCTGCTGCTGGCAGGCGGGCTCATTGGATTTATTCCTCCTGCTACCTCTGCCTTTTTACACAATTTTTCTACAATGTTTATCAGCGCGGCCAGTATGCGGCCCTGCTTAAAACCACCTGTATGA
- a CDS encoding peptidylprolyl isomerase — protein MEKQVVAVVEGKEIYNTDLEALIQQLPQEQQGQFRTKEGRRKLLEELVAQELFYLEGKKDHEDESEEYLALVEDAKEKLLKSHMIAKFMKNVEVSDEEVKKFYDENPKQFIAPDSIRASHILLPSEQQAIDIIKEIKDGGKTFEEAAKAYSVCPSREQGGDLSYFSKGKMVPQFENAAFAMKVGEMSDEPVKTDFGWHIIKVTDSKTSETIPYDVVKESARQYLLGQKQNRAFLDRVDELKKEYDVDVKIGLF, from the coding sequence ATGGAAAAACAAGTCGTAGCAGTGGTCGAAGGTAAAGAAATTTACAATACCGACCTGGAAGCTTTAATACAACAATTACCTCAGGAGCAGCAGGGCCAGTTCCGTACAAAGGAAGGGCGCAGAAAATTACTCGAGGAGCTTGTTGCTCAGGAACTTTTCTATCTGGAAGGGAAGAAAGATCACGAGGACGAATCTGAAGAGTATCTCGCTCTGGTTGAGGATGCAAAAGAAAAGCTGCTGAAATCGCATATGATTGCCAAATTCATGAAAAATGTAGAAGTCAGCGATGAAGAGGTTAAAAAGTTTTATGATGAAAACCCCAAACAGTTCATCGCACCGGACAGCATCCGCGCCAGCCATATTTTACTGCCATCTGAACAGCAGGCCATTGATATTATTAAGGAAATCAAGGATGGAGGCAAAACCTTTGAAGAAGCCGCAAAAGCTTACTCTGTCTGCCCGTCAAGAGAACAGGGCGGCGATTTGAGTTATTTCTCAAAAGGAAAGATGGTACCACAATTTGAAAATGCCGCCTTTGCTATGAAGGTTGGCGAAATGAGCGATGAACCTGTAAAAACAGACTTTGGCTGGCACATCATTAAGGTGACCGACAGCAAAACCTCTGAAACTATTCCTTACGATGTAGTAAAGGAGAGCGCCCGCCAGTATCTTCTTGGGCAAAAACAAAACCGCGCTTTCCTTGATCGTGTCGATGAACTAAAAAAAGAATATGATGTCGATGTAAAAATCGGCTTATTCTAA
- a CDS encoding flavodoxin produces the protein MDKIAVIYWSGTGNTELMANRIADGIEKGGKSSETFFVTDFSKDKIADYDHIVFGCPSMGAEVLEEGDFDPFFTDIEANLKDKKVALFGSYGWGDGEWMRDWEDRVREAGAVLYDEGLIIQETPDSDGEEECVDFGKGFAQF, from the coding sequence ATGGATAAAATTGCAGTTATTTATTGGAGCGGCACAGGAAATACAGAATTAATGGCCAATCGTATTGCGGACGGTATTGAAAAAGGTGGGAAAAGTTCAGAGACTTTTTTTGTAACGGATTTTAGCAAAGACAAAATCGCGGATTATGATCATATTGTTTTCGGATGTCCGTCGATGGGGGCAGAAGTGCTTGAAGAAGGCGATTTTGATCCGTTCTTTACGGATATTGAAGCCAACTTAAAAGATAAAAAAGTGGCTTTGTTTGGCTCTTACGGCTGGGGCGACGGTGAATGGATGAGAGACTGGGAGGATCGTGTTCGTGAAGCTGGGGCAGTGCTTTATGACGAAGGGCTGATTATTCAGGAAACACCAGATAGTGATGGTGAGGAAGAGTGCGTTGACTTTGGAAAAGGATTTGCGCAGTTTTAG
- a CDS encoding L-2-amino-thiazoline-4-carboxylic acid hydrolase: MRAAINKQELLEKCRLLLLEMLGTERGGKAYRSFELSYDALLTKESSEETKGELPQMREIVLRTIALYQALLKIKISWQQTEEILKALMKGYAVLMSRELERLSSTPFFFANYRKKVAEGYSDYFSEKEWDIELIENTRSKLCFDIKACLFFDVLKANDCVILAPLFCEFEKTAFEGMEDKVGFSRPYYKGQGDDYCELSFYKV, translated from the coding sequence ATGAGAGCGGCAATCAATAAACAGGAATTACTTGAAAAATGCAGATTATTGCTTTTGGAAATGCTCGGAACTGAAAGAGGAGGTAAAGCCTACAGGTCTTTTGAGCTTAGCTACGATGCTTTGCTGACAAAAGAATCGTCTGAAGAGACAAAGGGCGAGCTGCCGCAGATGCGGGAGATTGTGCTGCGCACAATAGCGTTATATCAGGCATTGCTTAAGATAAAAATTTCATGGCAGCAAACCGAGGAAATATTAAAAGCGCTTATGAAAGGGTATGCTGTTTTAATGTCTAGAGAGCTGGAGAGGCTGTCGTCAACGCCGTTCTTTTTTGCGAACTATCGAAAAAAGGTAGCGGAAGGTTATAGCGATTATTTTTCTGAAAAAGAATGGGATATTGAATTGATTGAAAATACACGCAGCAAGTTGTGCTTTGATATTAAAGCCTGTCTATTTTTTGATGTTTTAAAAGCAAATGATTGCGTCATTTTAGCTCCTTTATTTTGTGAATTTGAAAAAACTGCTTTTGAAGGTATGGAAGATAAAGTTGGATTTAGTCGTCCTTATTATAAAGGGCAGGGAGATGATTATTGCGAGCTGAGCTTTTATAAAGTCTAA
- a CDS encoding ABC transporter ATP-binding protein/permease, producing the protein MIDKRLTHMMGKANRYIFLNVFFNWICLLANMAIVFTIAWLLQNILTDGIESIKISGYLVIICVSLIVRSAATLMASKMSYAASSGVKKTLREKIYEKLLRLGISYNEKISTAEVVQVSVEGVEQLDIYFGKYLPQLFYSLLAPLTLFAVLSFVNLKTALILLICVPLIPVSIVAVQKIAKRLLSKYWSTYTELGDSFLENLQGLTTLKIYEADHYKNEEMNAQSEKFRKITMKVLTMQLNSVTVMDIIAYGGAAVGIILAVTEFMKGNISFGGTFALIMLSAEFFIPLRLLGSFFHIAMNGMAASDKIFRLLDLDEPVHAAGNIDPEDADIHLNHIEFSYDVERPVLEDVSLSIPKGKFVSIVGESGSGKSTIASLIMGAHRSYRGDISIGKQNLKSLSEASIMENITLVSHNSMIFKGTVRDNLLMAQPNASDEALYSVLKRVCLYDFLIEQQGLDTQILENGSNLSGGQCQRLSLARALLHDSEIYIFDEATSNIDVESEEQIMDVIEDLSHTKTVVLISHRLANVRSTDQIYVLYKGRIIEFGTHTELLENSSYYADLYFTQTSLENYGKETPVYAQKSHLNHDAAYRAG; encoded by the coding sequence ATGATTGACAAACGCCTGACACATATGATGGGTAAGGCTAACCGCTATATTTTTTTAAATGTGTTCTTTAACTGGATCTGTCTTTTAGCAAACATGGCGATTGTTTTCACCATCGCCTGGCTTTTGCAGAATATTTTAACAGACGGTATTGAAAGCATTAAAATATCCGGCTATCTGGTAATCATCTGTGTGTCTTTGATTGTACGGTCTGCCGCTACTCTTATGGCTTCAAAAATGTCTTACGCAGCTTCCTCCGGTGTAAAAAAAACATTGCGTGAAAAAATATATGAAAAACTTCTTCGCCTGGGCATAAGCTACAATGAAAAAATTTCTACAGCCGAAGTAGTTCAGGTTTCTGTGGAGGGTGTTGAACAACTGGATATTTATTTTGGCAAATATCTTCCGCAGCTTTTTTATAGTCTTCTCGCACCGTTAACCCTGTTTGCAGTTCTCTCGTTTGTTAATTTAAAAACCGCACTGATCCTTTTGATCTGTGTGCCGCTTATCCCTGTTTCAATTGTAGCTGTACAAAAAATCGCCAAAAGGCTTCTATCAAAATATTGGAGTACCTATACAGAACTAGGAGACAGCTTCCTTGAAAATCTTCAGGGGTTGACGACCCTTAAAATTTATGAGGCGGATCATTATAAAAATGAAGAAATGAATGCTCAGTCCGAAAAATTCCGAAAAATAACCATGAAGGTCCTCACCATGCAATTAAACTCTGTAACTGTCATGGATATTATCGCCTACGGGGGCGCTGCCGTTGGGATTATTCTGGCGGTCACAGAATTTATGAAAGGAAATATTTCCTTTGGCGGTACCTTTGCACTGATTATGCTTTCAGCGGAATTCTTTATCCCATTGCGTCTGCTGGGCTCTTTTTTTCACATCGCAATGAATGGAATGGCCGCATCGGATAAAATTTTTCGTCTGCTTGACCTTGATGAGCCTGTCCACGCCGCGGGTAATATTGATCCAGAGGACGCGGATATTCATTTAAATCACATTGAGTTTTCTTATGATGTCGAGCGCCCTGTTCTGGAAGACGTCTCCCTAAGCATTCCAAAGGGAAAATTTGTATCCATCGTCGGAGAATCTGGCAGTGGAAAAAGTACCATCGCTTCGCTTATTATGGGTGCCCATCGCAGTTACCGCGGCGATATCAGTATTGGAAAGCAAAATTTAAAATCCCTGTCTGAAGCCAGCATTATGGAAAATATCACCCTCGTAAGTCACAACAGTATGATTTTCAAGGGAACTGTTCGTGACAATCTTTTAATGGCCCAGCCAAATGCCAGTGACGAAGCGCTGTACTCTGTACTCAAACGGGTTTGTCTCTATGATTTTCTTATAGAACAGCAAGGGCTTGATACACAGATACTGGAGAATGGTTCAAACCTTTCCGGAGGCCAGTGCCAGCGTCTTTCCCTCGCACGGGCACTTCTTCACGACTCTGAAATCTACATTTTCGATGAAGCAACTTCTAACATAGATGTGGAGAGCGAAGAACAGATCATGGACGTCATCGAGGATCTGTCACATACCAAAACGGTTGTGCTGATCTCCCATCGACTGGCCAATGTGCGTTCCACCGATCAAATTTATGTTTTGTATAAAGGGCGTATCATCGAATTCGGAACGCATACAGAGCTTTTGGAAAACAGCAGCTACTATGCAGATCTGTATTTTACCCAGACATCTCTTGAAAATTATGGAAAGGAGACTCCTGTCTATGCGCAGAAATCCCATCTCAATCATGATGCGGCTTATCGGGCTGGTTAA
- a CDS encoding amino acid ABC transporter ATP-binding/permease protein, with translation MRRNPISIMMRLIGLVKPLIHIMLLTILMGVAGYLCAIFITILGSYGILSILDIQKIDLKLLFMVILILGLLRGVLHYIEQASGHYIAFKLLAIIRDKVFKALRKLAPAKLEGRDKGNLIAVITGDIELLEVFYAHTIAPIAIAIITSLIMVIFIGQFHLLLGLIAAVAYLCVGLLIPVAASRLGADKGRSYRRLFGELNTYFLDSLRGLKECIQYHCGPSRLKEITRQSDALDIHQKALKNQEGLSAAVTNTVILFFDLAMLFSSIILMRQGIVGFEGILIPTVALFSSFGPTAALSSLSNNLLQTFAAGERVLDILDESPVVSEVEKGVDITFDRASCKNLSFAYDDEIILDNITMELPASKVIGIHGKSGSGKSTFLKLLMRFWDRQSGSLELSSYDIRSVNTRSLRENESYVTQSTYLFNDTIGANIRVARLNASDEEVAEAAKKAAIHDFITRLPKGYDTPVGELGESLSGGERQRIGLARAFLHQAPFILLDEPTSNLDSLNEGIILKSIREHAANHTVVLVSHRRSTMGITDLDYSIENGRLS, from the coding sequence ATGCGCAGAAATCCCATCTCAATCATGATGCGGCTTATCGGGCTGGTTAAGCCGCTGATCCACATCATGCTGCTCACGATCCTTATGGGTGTTGCGGGCTATCTATGTGCAATTTTTATTACCATCCTGGGCAGCTATGGTATTCTTTCCATTCTGGATATCCAGAAAATAGATTTAAAGCTGCTTTTTATGGTCATCCTTATCCTGGGGCTTTTGCGCGGCGTGCTTCATTATATTGAACAGGCCAGCGGCCACTATATCGCGTTTAAGCTTCTTGCTATTATCCGTGACAAAGTTTTTAAAGCCCTTCGCAAGCTTGCTCCTGCAAAACTGGAAGGCAGGGATAAAGGCAATCTGATTGCTGTCATTACTGGCGATATCGAGCTTCTGGAAGTATTTTATGCGCACACCATCGCCCCCATTGCCATCGCTATTATCACCTCTTTAATCATGGTAATCTTCATTGGGCAGTTTCATCTGCTGCTCGGCCTTATTGCCGCCGTCGCCTATCTTTGTGTAGGGCTTCTCATTCCCGTAGCCGCCTCACGGCTGGGGGCAGATAAAGGAAGAAGCTATCGGAGACTTTTTGGCGAGCTCAACACCTATTTTCTGGACAGCCTGCGCGGTTTAAAGGAATGTATCCAATACCATTGCGGCCCCTCAAGGCTAAAAGAGATCACACGCCAGTCCGATGCTCTTGATATTCATCAAAAAGCCTTGAAAAATCAGGAAGGTTTATCGGCTGCTGTTACAAATACAGTTATCCTGTTTTTTGATCTCGCGATGCTTTTTTCCTCTATTATACTAATGCGTCAGGGGATTGTCGGCTTTGAAGGTATTTTAATTCCAACCGTTGCCTTATTCAGCTCCTTTGGTCCAACCGCAGCGCTCAGCAGCCTTTCAAACAATTTGCTTCAAACCTTTGCCGCCGGAGAGCGTGTGCTGGATATTCTAGACGAAAGTCCAGTTGTTAGTGAAGTGGAGAAGGGTGTGGACATTACCTTTGACAGAGCCTCATGTAAAAACCTCTCTTTCGCCTATGACGACGAAATAATCCTCGACAATATTACCATGGAACTCCCCGCCTCAAAGGTTATTGGCATTCATGGAAAAAGTGGGTCTGGAAAGTCTACTTTTCTTAAACTGCTCATGCGCTTTTGGGACCGCCAGTCCGGCAGCCTTGAGCTTTCCAGTTATGATATCCGCTCTGTTAATACCCGCAGTCTCCGTGAAAATGAAAGCTATGTCACTCAAAGCACCTACCTTTTTAATGATACTATCGGAGCAAATATCCGTGTTGCCCGTTTAAACGCCAGTGACGAAGAGGTGGCCGAAGCCGCAAAAAAAGCCGCTATCCATGATTTTATCACTCGGCTTCCTAAAGGGTACGATACTCCCGTAGGCGAACTTGGCGAATCCCTGTCGGGCGGCGAACGACAACGTATTGGGCTGGCCAGGGCCTTTTTACACCAGGCACCCTTTATTCTTCTCGATGAGCCTACCAGTAATCTGGACAGCCTGAATGAAGGGATTATTTTGAAATCCATCCGGGAGCATGCAGCTAACCATACCGTTGTGTTGGTTTCTCACCGGCGTTCCACCATGGGTATCACCGACCTGGATTATTCCATAGAAAACGGGAGGCTCTCCTAA
- a CDS encoding DUF3793 family protein encodes MLNDFDKLLGFHCAPTLMGIKEANLICCAKKQFADISDLLSEYNAFLNHKGLYLEPLWETERRVLVLVYQKKKLTESLKEPKVINFLEKYGYQENMTFNELLDNLKKNVSATGDFPHEIGVFLGYPIEDVEGFILNKGKNCQVCGCWKVYSDVENKLKLFEKYTKCRDVVCSYINRGASIRQLMQAG; translated from the coding sequence ATGCTGAATGATTTTGATAAATTACTGGGTTTTCATTGTGCCCCAACCCTGATGGGAATAAAAGAAGCGAATCTCATCTGCTGCGCAAAGAAGCAGTTTGCAGATATTTCAGATTTGTTATCTGAGTATAATGCCTTTTTGAATCATAAAGGTTTATACCTTGAACCGTTATGGGAAACAGAACGTCGCGTATTGGTTCTGGTTTATCAAAAAAAGAAGCTTACAGAGAGTCTTAAAGAACCAAAAGTAATAAACTTTTTAGAAAAATATGGTTATCAAGAAAATATGACTTTTAATGAACTGCTGGATAACCTTAAAAAAAATGTAAGTGCAACAGGAGATTTTCCACACGAAATTGGTGTTTTTCTGGGATATCCCATAGAAGATGTTGAAGGGTTTATCCTCAATAAGGGAAAAAACTGCCAGGTGTGTGGTTGTTGGAAGGTATATTCGGACGTTGAAAATAAATTGAAATTATTTGAAAAATATACAAAATGCCGAGATGTAGTTTGCAGCTATATTAATCGGGGAGCCTCAATCAGACAATTAATGCAAGCTGGTTGA
- a CDS encoding FeoA family protein, whose product MPLSMARMGEPVRIMKINGKDETKRFLNSLGFVIGDNVTVVSQLGGNMIINVKDTRVAIDKSMANRIMINE is encoded by the coding sequence ATGCCGTTAAGTATGGCCCGTATGGGAGAACCAGTAAGAATAATGAAAATTAATGGTAAAGATGAAACAAAACGTTTTTTAAATAGTTTGGGATTTGTTATTGGTGATAATGTCACTGTCGTTTCTCAACTAGGCGGCAACATGATCATCAATGTTAAAGATACACGAGTTGCAATTGATAAATCAATGGCAAATCGAATAATGATCAACGAATAA
- a CDS encoding FeoA family protein, translating to MKTLKATPCGQTVKVVKIENKGPIKRRIMDMGITKGVDIFVRKVAPLGDPIEVTVRGYELSLRKADAESIIVE from the coding sequence ATGAAAACTTTAAAAGCCACTCCATGTGGTCAAACAGTAAAAGTTGTAAAAATTGAAAACAAAGGGCCAATCAAACGTCGTATTATGGATATGGGAATTACCAAAGGTGTCGATATATTTGTCCGAAAGGTTGCTCCTTTAGGCGACCCGATAGAAGTAACAGTACGAGGTTATGAGCTATCACTTAGAAAAGCTGACGCCGAAAGTATTATTGTAGAGTAA